CCTGTAATAAGAGGAAATAATTTAAAAGAAGAACTTATAACTTTTATTGATGAAGGTTTTGTTTATGTCACTCCAGAAAAAGCAGGCGAATTAAATTGTTATGCGAAAAAAAATGATATTATCTTTACAGCTGCAGGTACAATTGGTCAGATAGGAATAATAACGAAAAAAAACATTTATAACGAATATGTTATATCTAATAAACAGATAAGAGCACGTATAGATGAAAATCAAGTATTACCAATGTATTGTTATTATTGGCTAAAGCAACCTAAAATTATTAAATTAATAAAGCAATTAAATACAGGTTCTACAATTCCTTTAATTAATTTAGGAATTGTAAAAAAACTTCCTATTGCATTTCCAATTTTAGAAACCCAAGAAA
Above is a window of Cetobacterium sp. ZOR0034 DNA encoding:
- a CDS encoding restriction endonuclease subunit S; its protein translation is MIEKWQYTQLGKISKKFKLKTFQEIVSKEKRSLISGPFGSNISSKFFVKTGVPVIRGNNLKEELITFIDEGFVYVTPEKAGELNCYAKKNDIIFTAAGTIGQIGIITKKNIYNEYVISNKQIRARIDENQVLPMYCYYWLKQPKIIKLIKQLNTGSTIPLINLGIVKKLPIAFPILETQEKIASILSALDDKIEINNEMNKTLEEMAQTLFKRWFIDFDFPNENGEPYRSSGGKM